The proteins below come from a single Tachypleus tridentatus isolate NWPU-2018 chromosome 13, ASM421037v1, whole genome shotgun sequence genomic window:
- the LOC143236650 gene encoding uncharacterized protein LOC143236650, giving the protein MNYASKGDCVAIGTQQGDLYLTDRTCRSLRIVHLTDNWLTASCLVPGDTLGMFFADEKGDILSCDDICSNPQPLCKLVSQITSTKDQVTVGVWPTALLTIADGAVFVGDVHGFVTIIKEGGTTVVRMHTKSVTAICCTEMFLFTSSLDGTLKVWDLFSQKQLGQFHMPVPISAVSVHTFGRKMLRTVDNIRIVCGTASGHVHLLLWKTSLE; this is encoded by the exons ATGAATTATGCATCAAAGGGAGATTGTGTTGCCATAGGCACCCAACAAGGTGATCTCTATCTGACAGACAGAACTTGTAGAAGTCTAAGAATAGTCCATTTAACGGACAACTG GCTCACAGCTTCATGTTTAGTACCAGGAGACACCCTAGGTATGTTCTTTGCTGATGAAAAAGGTGACATATTATCCTGTGATGACATCTGCAGTAATCCTCAG CCTTTGTGCAAACTGGTGTCACAGATAACTTCAACAAAAGACCAAGTTACAGTAGGTGTATGGCCAACAGCACTTTTGACCATTGCTGATGGAGCTGTGTTTGTCGGAGATGTGCACGGCTTTGTCACAATAATCAAGGAAGGTGGCACTACAGTTGTTAGG ATGCACACAAAGTCTGTGACAGCTATTTGCtgtacagaaatgtttttatttacatcttCACTTGATGGAACACTGAAGGTGTGGGATCTGTTCAGTCAGAAACAG CTGGGACAGTTTCACATGCCAGTACCTATCAGTGCAGTTTCTGTACATACTTTTGGCCGTAAAATGTTAAGAACAGTGGACAACATTCGTATTGTCTGTGGCACAGCCAGTGGTCACGTTCATCTGCTTCTGTGGAAAACCAGTTTGGAATAA